Proteins found in one Macrobrachium nipponense isolate FS-2020 chromosome 4, ASM1510439v2, whole genome shotgun sequence genomic segment:
- the LOC135210789 gene encoding shematrin-like protein 2: protein MRFVALIFLVFVGLAAARPQQTATRGNQRIFGNLLGAAAGAVQGFFNPYGSYGGYGGYGGYGGYGGYGGYGGYGGYGGYGGGYPFYG, encoded by the coding sequence ATGCGTTTCGTGGCACTCATCTTCCTAGTGTTCGTCGGTCTGGCAGCAGCCCGACCCCAGCAGACGGCGACCAGAGGAAACCAGAGGATCTTCGGTAACCTCCTCGGAGCCGCTGCGGGAGCCGTCCAAGGCTTCTTCAACCCATACGGATCATACGGAGGATACGGTGGCTACGGCGGCTATGGCGGCTACGGCGGCTACGGCGGCTACGGCGGATATGGTGGATACGGTGGATATGGTGGTGGATATCCTTTCTACGGCTGA